The Verrucomicrobium spinosum DSM 4136 = JCM 18804 genome includes a region encoding these proteins:
- a CDS encoding class I SAM-dependent methyltransferase: MHVELRNTKDGEIADESAASKDGGAFVMTMSSEAPNELISRMERYTQGHGHHFVTCEPVSGVTGDWIACCAIERLLQSYTCVFWMPRQCVITNAGVMLQEIADLKSNEPMHLVRSAAFGSVEALPDKGLLSDCLAVRRCPETMRFFSELLALKHWSGVTGGVDRAVDELMTKDPSLRSLVRWAWTPKPKSFRSAVSSPEKNKEASVRQSWKYGDFIARLPKGVDDACAPEVERLLSAVSDHGIAWQSRKLASRIGPMATDKRHIGWMRTFLLSKKWRTSLEIGCLGGASSVAFVDAVNEQTLLHAHFCDRRFTPEFREVINSCRGAYTLHEEDSCASFSRFGRHELEFVYVDGDHSLETLQRECHQLARLKPAVVAAHDVVGDEGPGYLMVQLQRDGYYCLIDFKRRKGEGTHRGFLIACREFEDYQLALEAYKRHIW; encoded by the coding sequence ATGCACGTTGAGCTCCGCAATACAAAGGATGGTGAAATCGCAGATGAATCTGCTGCGAGCAAAGATGGTGGCGCGTTTGTGATGACAATGTCTTCTGAAGCTCCAAATGAACTTATTTCCCGCATGGAAAGGTATACCCAAGGCCACGGGCACCATTTCGTTACATGCGAACCTGTGTCAGGTGTAACGGGCGATTGGATAGCCTGTTGCGCGATAGAGCGACTACTTCAATCGTATACGTGCGTTTTTTGGATGCCTAGACAATGTGTGATCACTAACGCGGGAGTTATGCTGCAGGAGATAGCGGATTTGAAGTCAAATGAGCCAATGCACTTGGTGCGATCAGCGGCTTTTGGCAGCGTGGAAGCCTTGCCAGACAAAGGGCTGCTTTCTGATTGTTTGGCAGTACGAAGATGTCCGGAAACAATGCGCTTTTTCAGTGAATTGCTCGCGCTCAAACATTGGAGTGGCGTGACTGGCGGGGTTGACCGTGCGGTGGACGAACTCATGACGAAGGATCCCAGTTTGCGGAGTTTGGTAAGGTGGGCATGGACTCCCAAGCCCAAGTCATTCCGATCTGCGGTAAGCTCTCCGGAAAAAAACAAGGAAGCGAGTGTCAGGCAATCGTGGAAGTATGGCGACTTCATTGCCCGTCTGCCGAAAGGCGTGGATGATGCTTGTGCGCCCGAGGTGGAAAGACTCCTTTCGGCGGTTTCGGATCACGGCATTGCCTGGCAGTCCAGAAAGCTGGCAAGTCGCATTGGCCCCATGGCCACCGACAAAAGGCACATCGGCTGGATGCGTACTTTTCTGCTGTCGAAAAAGTGGAGGACTAGCCTGGAAATCGGCTGTCTCGGTGGAGCATCCTCGGTAGCCTTTGTAGACGCCGTCAATGAGCAAACCTTGCTCCACGCGCATTTTTGCGACAGGAGATTCACCCCAGAGTTTCGGGAGGTGATCAACTCGTGTCGAGGTGCCTACACTTTACACGAAGAGGACAGCTGTGCATCTTTCTCCCGTTTCGGCAGGCATGAACTGGAGTTTGTGTATGTGGATGGGGATCATTCACTTGAAACATTGCAACGGGAGTGCCATCAACTGGCAAGACTGAAGCCTGCCGTGGTGGCAGCGCATGACGTGGTCGGGGATGAAGGGCCTGGATACTTGATGGTCCAACTTCAGCGAGATGGATACTACTGTTTAATCGACTTCAAGCGGAGGAAGGGAGAGGGCACGCATCGAGGGTTCCTTATCGCCTGTCGCGAATTCGAAGATTATCAACTCGCCCTCGAAGCCTATAAACGACACATCTGGTAA